A genomic region of Nitrospira lenta contains the following coding sequences:
- a CDS encoding NADH-quinone oxidoreductase subunit L — MSFVLLIPLLLLAAALIVLIGPDETRDLRAKIAAYPIGAACCGAIGTLYVVAVQGPISIRFYDPGSMAALIFPIGFYIDRLSAIMMTLIAGVSTLIFVYSTGYMYQDRHMRRYLALICFTDFVLICMVSSANLMMLFLFWQILSYLLYLLAHNHEHTATLKGAFNTFTLLRVADAAFLAGIVLAYRVYGTLEFQELFARATESPVVFSLWPGLDISAATAVTLLIFVGAMGKSAQFPLHFWLPRSLYAPTPVHALLHAGIINAGGFLINRLAPLFGLSSTTLHVAFVVGTLTAVLGATMMLAQNDIKKTLGFSTIGQMGYMIMECGLGAFSLAVFHLIAHGLFKATVFLNCGNVIHKARHEPHIPHVDQQEEEENFSPLTWSTGFVTTLVIPLVILLVTHGVLRIPLLESQGTVIFLFFIWLTSSQAILTLTRLRAIASWKVSSAMLMTLLFVVFVYLFAVESFTAFLYPNPAEVASYFQAADLPNWMFDGIVLMATVMTVLSWCYLYMQAHGRTIWLPKWAARWVESGRNGLYVLFMNRLYADELYQLLGRTVMRIVHRFDKRERGWSR, encoded by the coding sequence GTGTCGTTCGTGCTGCTCATCCCATTGCTATTACTCGCGGCTGCGTTGATCGTACTGATTGGCCCCGACGAGACGCGCGACCTTCGCGCGAAGATCGCCGCCTATCCGATCGGAGCGGCCTGTTGCGGCGCCATCGGAACCCTCTATGTCGTCGCCGTGCAGGGGCCCATTTCCATTCGCTTCTACGATCCGGGGTCGATGGCCGCGCTCATTTTCCCGATCGGCTTCTACATCGATCGGCTGAGCGCCATCATGATGACGTTGATCGCGGGCGTGAGCACCCTGATCTTCGTCTACTCGACCGGCTACATGTATCAGGATCGCCACATGCGCCGGTATCTGGCCCTGATCTGCTTCACGGACTTTGTGCTGATCTGCATGGTCTCCAGCGCCAATCTGATGATGCTGTTTCTCTTTTGGCAAATCCTGAGCTATCTGCTCTATCTCCTCGCGCACAATCATGAGCATACGGCGACGCTCAAGGGAGCCTTCAACACCTTTACGCTGTTGCGCGTCGCCGATGCCGCCTTTCTGGCTGGCATCGTCCTGGCCTACCGCGTCTACGGCACGCTGGAATTTCAAGAGCTCTTTGCGCGGGCCACGGAGAGTCCGGTCGTATTCTCGCTCTGGCCCGGGCTCGACATCAGCGCTGCGACGGCCGTCACCCTGCTCATCTTCGTCGGAGCCATGGGGAAATCCGCGCAGTTTCCGCTCCATTTCTGGCTGCCCCGGTCGCTCTATGCGCCGACACCCGTGCATGCCTTGCTCCATGCCGGGATCATCAATGCGGGCGGCTTCTTGATCAACAGGCTGGCGCCGCTCTTCGGACTCAGCTCGACGACACTGCATGTCGCCTTCGTCGTGGGCACTCTGACCGCGGTACTGGGCGCTACCATGATGCTGGCGCAGAACGACATCAAGAAAACGCTCGGCTTCTCGACCATCGGTCAGATGGGCTACATGATCATGGAGTGCGGCTTGGGCGCCTTTTCGCTGGCCGTATTTCATCTGATCGCCCACGGACTCTTCAAAGCCACCGTCTTCCTGAATTGCGGGAACGTCATTCACAAAGCCCGGCACGAGCCGCACATCCCCCATGTTGATCAGCAAGAAGAGGAAGAAAACTTCTCCCCGCTCACCTGGTCGACCGGATTCGTAACGACGCTGGTAATTCCCCTGGTCATTCTGCTGGTCACCCACGGAGTCCTACGCATCCCGCTGCTCGAATCGCAAGGCACGGTCATCTTCCTGTTCTTCATTTGGCTGACCTCGTCGCAGGCCATTTTGACCCTCACACGGCTACGCGCGATCGCCTCTTGGAAAGTGTCCTCCGCGATGCTCATGACGCTGCTCTTCGTCGTCTTCGTCTATTTATTCGCCGTCGAATCGTTCACGGCCTTCCTGTATCCCAATCCCGCGGAAGTCGCGTCCTATTTTCAAGCCGCGGACTTGCCCAACTGGATGTTCGACGGCATCGTCCTCATGGCCACGGTCATGACCGTCCTCAGCTGGTGCTATCTCTACATGCAGGCCCACGGCCGGACGATCTGGCTGCCGAAGTGGGCCGCACGCTGGGTTGAGAGCGGACGAAACGGATTATATGTCCTGTTTATGAATCGGTTGTACGCCGACGAACTCTATCAACTGCTGGGACGGACGGTCATGCGCATCGTCCATCGCTTCGATAAACGCGAACGCGGGTGGTCTCGATGA
- a CDS encoding NADH-quinone oxidoreductase subunit L, protein MYAILLPLLPLLTTLIVAVGDERSRRARAQLAIFPIGAAFCGAIATLYIVATQGPISIRFYDPNSMASLTFPIGLHIDRLSAVMMVLISGVGTVIYAYSIDYMYQDPHEPRYLALIGLALFVLLCLVSSANLMMLFLFWQLLSYLLYLLAHNHAHAGTLGGAFKTFTLLRVGDIAFLAGIVLAHALYGTLEFPALFAKAAESSVTLSPLPGWEISGATAVTLLLFIGGMSKSAQFPFHIWLPHYLYAPTPATALLHAGIINAGGYLINRLAPLFGLSSTTLHVAFVVGTLTAIVGATMMLAQNDIKKTLGFSTVGQMGYMIMECGLGAFSLAVFHLIAHGLFKATMFLNSGNVIHKARQEAHFPHADRQEEEQAFSPLTWSTGFATTLMIPLLILLVTHGVLRIPLLESQGTVIFLFFIWITSSQAILTLTRLRAVPSWEVSGAMLVTLLFVVFVYLFAVESFTAFLYPNPAEVASYFQAADLPNWLFDSIVLMATVMTVLSWCYLYLRAHGRTVWMPAWVEGLRSRFYVLFMNQLYVDGLYDRFGRAIAQTASRLDNRAER, encoded by the coding sequence GTGTACGCCATTCTGCTTCCGTTGCTCCCCCTCTTGACGACGCTCATCGTCGCCGTCGGCGACGAACGCTCACGCCGCGCCCGCGCGCAGCTCGCCATCTTCCCGATCGGCGCGGCATTCTGCGGCGCAATCGCCACCCTCTACATTGTCGCCACGCAGGGACCGATCAGCATTCGCTTTTACGATCCCAACTCAATGGCGTCGCTCACGTTTCCCATCGGCTTGCATATCGACCGGCTCAGCGCCGTCATGATGGTGCTGATCTCGGGGGTCGGCACGGTCATCTATGCCTATTCCATCGACTACATGTACCAGGACCCTCACGAACCGCGGTACCTCGCGCTCATCGGTCTGGCGCTCTTCGTCCTGCTCTGCCTGGTTTCCAGCGCGAACCTCATGATGCTGTTTCTCTTCTGGCAACTCCTGAGTTACCTGCTGTATCTCCTCGCCCATAACCATGCCCATGCGGGCACGCTGGGAGGAGCCTTCAAGACGTTCACGCTGTTGCGGGTCGGAGATATCGCGTTTCTGGCGGGAATCGTCCTGGCCCACGCCCTCTACGGAACGCTGGAGTTTCCGGCCTTGTTTGCCAAGGCGGCTGAATCATCCGTGACGCTGTCGCCCCTGCCGGGATGGGAGATCAGCGGAGCCACGGCCGTGACGCTGCTTCTGTTTATCGGCGGCATGAGTAAATCGGCGCAGTTCCCGTTCCACATCTGGCTCCCCCATTATCTCTATGCCCCGACGCCCGCGACGGCGCTGCTCCATGCCGGCATCATCAATGCCGGCGGGTATCTGATCAACCGGCTGGCGCCTTTGTTCGGGCTGAGTTCGACGACGTTGCATGTGGCGTTCGTGGTGGGGACACTAACGGCGATCGTGGGCGCCACCATGATGCTGGCGCAAAACGACATCAAGAAGACCCTCGGCTTCTCGACGGTCGGTCAGATGGGCTACATGATCATGGAGTGCGGCCTGGGCGCCTTCTCGCTCGCGGTCTTTCATTTGATTGCCCACGGACTGTTCAAGGCCACCATGTTCCTGAACAGCGGCAACGTGATCCACAAAGCCAGACAGGAAGCGCATTTCCCGCATGCGGACCGGCAGGAGGAAGAACAGGCATTTTCTCCCCTCACCTGGTCGACCGGATTCGCGACGACCTTGATGATTCCCCTGCTGATCCTGCTGGTCACCCACGGCGTGCTGCGCATTCCCTTGCTGGAATCCCAAGGCACCGTCATCTTCCTCTTCTTTATTTGGATCACCTCCTCGCAAGCCATTTTGACGCTCACCCGCCTGCGCGCGGTGCCCTCCTGGGAAGTATCGGGGGCCATGCTCGTCACGCTGCTCTTCGTTGTCTTCGTCTATTTGTTCGCCGTCGAATCGTTCACGGCCTTCCTGTATCCCAATCCCGCGGAAGTCGCGTCCTACTTTCAAGCCGCGGATCTTCCGAACTGGCTCTTCGACAGTATCGTGCTCATGGCCACGGTTATGACCGTCCTCAGCTGGTGCTATCTCTATCTGCGCGCCCATGGCCGGACCGTGTGGATGCCGGCCTGGGTGGAAGGCCTGCGGAGCCGCTTCTACGTTCTCTTCATGAACCAGTTGTACGTGGACGGGCTCTACGATCGATTCGGCCGGGCCATCGCACAGACCGCCAGCCGTCTCGACAATCGCGCGGAACGATGA
- a CDS encoding DUF2294 domain-containing protein codes for MNRGLTKGEIESAIRNAIIKFEQEFMGRGPEDVRAYIVRDLVVVRLKGVLTPAERQLAKTAEGVDMVKRIRQTLIAQGREKLFEQVNDITGAKSLALFTDINAQIGEKVLVFTVDRDLEGLGR; via the coding sequence ATGAACAGAGGACTGACCAAAGGCGAAATCGAATCGGCGATTCGTAATGCCATCATCAAATTCGAACAGGAGTTCATGGGGCGGGGCCCGGAAGATGTGCGGGCCTATATCGTGCGCGATCTCGTCGTCGTTCGCTTGAAAGGCGTCCTGACGCCGGCTGAGCGACAACTGGCCAAGACCGCTGAAGGCGTCGACATGGTCAAACGAATCCGGCAAACCCTCATTGCCCAGGGACGCGAGAAGCTCTTCGAGCAGGTGAACGACATCACCGGGGCCAAATCGCTAGCGCTCTTTACCGATATCAATGCCCAGATCGGCGAGAAGGTGCTGGTCTTTACGGTGGATCGGGACCTGGAAGGGCTCGGTCGATAG
- a CDS encoding protein adenylyltransferase SelO, producing MARRTLETLSFDNTYARLPESFYAKLNPTPFSSAPYLISFNRAAAELIDLDPAEAARPEFAGLFGGSLLVPGMEPLAMLYSGHQFGTYVPQLGDGRAILLGEVWNDRGEKWDLQLKGAGMTPFSRDGDGRAVLRSTIREYLCSEAMHGLGIPTTRALCIVGSDHQVYREQVETGAVVLRMAPTHVRFGSFEVFYYRKQHEQLKILADYVIAQHYPHLVDVSDKYARFFTEVVERTAKLIAQWQAVGWAHGVMNTDNMSILGITLDYGPFGFIDDYDPGFICNHSDHNGRYAFNQQPYIGLWNLSCLAQALLPLAEKDSLKAALDSYTPLCERRYMELMQAKAGLSQEQEDDAALIQDLLGLMQQSHADYTNCFRALGAFSSAADSLNEPLRDFFLDRAAFNAWAQRYAERLRKEQSHDGERRARMDRINPKYVLRNYLAQTAIEKAQQKDYSEVDRLLALLQDPYSDQPSMEAYAAAPPNWGKHLSVSCSS from the coding sequence GTGGCTCGCCGTACATTGGAAACCCTCTCGTTCGATAACACCTATGCGCGTCTGCCCGAATCGTTCTATGCCAAGCTGAACCCCACACCGTTCTCGTCGGCTCCCTATCTCATCAGCTTCAATCGTGCGGCGGCGGAACTCATCGATCTCGATCCGGCGGAAGCGGCGCGCCCGGAATTCGCCGGCCTGTTCGGCGGAAGCCTTCTCGTGCCGGGGATGGAGCCTCTGGCGATGCTCTATTCAGGCCATCAATTCGGCACGTATGTTCCGCAGCTCGGCGACGGCCGCGCGATCCTACTGGGTGAAGTCTGGAATGACCGGGGCGAGAAATGGGATCTGCAACTCAAGGGCGCGGGCATGACGCCCTTTTCGCGCGACGGCGACGGTCGCGCCGTGTTGCGCTCCACGATTCGCGAATATCTCTGCAGCGAAGCCATGCATGGCCTGGGCATTCCGACGACGCGGGCGCTGTGCATCGTCGGCAGCGATCACCAGGTCTATCGTGAACAGGTGGAGACCGGCGCCGTCGTGCTGCGCATGGCGCCGACGCATGTCCGCTTCGGCTCCTTCGAAGTCTTCTACTATCGCAAGCAGCATGAGCAGCTGAAAATTCTGGCCGACTATGTCATCGCGCAGCACTATCCTCATCTGGTCGACGTCTCCGACAAGTACGCGCGGTTCTTTACGGAGGTGGTCGAGCGGACGGCGAAGCTAATTGCTCAATGGCAGGCCGTCGGCTGGGCCCACGGCGTGATGAACACCGATAACATGTCGATTCTCGGCATCACACTCGACTACGGACCGTTCGGGTTTATCGACGACTACGATCCCGGCTTCATCTGCAACCACTCCGATCACAACGGCCGCTATGCGTTCAATCAACAACCGTATATAGGTCTCTGGAATCTGAGCTGTCTGGCGCAGGCGCTGCTGCCATTGGCTGAGAAGGACTCACTGAAAGCCGCCCTGGATTCCTACACGCCTCTCTGCGAGCGCCGCTATATGGAACTGATGCAGGCCAAGGCCGGGTTGAGCCAGGAGCAGGAAGACGATGCCGCGTTGATACAGGATTTGCTGGGCCTCATGCAGCAGAGTCATGCCGATTACACAAATTGCTTCCGCGCGCTGGGAGCCTTTTCATCGGCGGCGGACTCGCTCAACGAACCGCTCCGTGATTTCTTTCTCGATCGTGCGGCATTCAATGCCTGGGCCCAGCGCTATGCCGAACGGTTGCGCAAGGAGCAGAGCCACGATGGGGAACGGCGCGCACGCATGGACCGGATCAACCCCAAGTACGTGTTGCGCAACTATCTGGCCCAGACCGCGATCGAGAAGGCACAGCAGAAGGACTACTCAGAAGTCGATCGCCTGCTGGCGCTGTTGCAAGATCCCTACAGCGACCAGCCGAGCATGGAGGCTTACGCCGCCGCGCCCCCCAACTGGGGCAAGCATTTATCGGTGAGTTGTTCGTCCTAA
- a CDS encoding PQQ-dependent sugar dehydrogenase: MSVKVQTTAQIGRSLLVSVWFLMMLAACTQDGGGSTSPAPSVPPPPVAGNPATVTLASPAQNATVPVGPVTVSFTTQFFTVGPPGQTHLHFYLDGDLVPYMFYSGAGIDADNGVLYNGVHTHFVHWKSAVSFDIFGLSSASHTVRVVLADQSHNELMNAEATKTLAFSVSQPPTGDLTLQSVLSGLNFPVGLSLAPDGRVFFNERLTGKIRIIDQQWQLVPTEFCQIAIVTSGEQGLLGLTLDPDFATNHFVYVYHSAAGPLRNRVVRYTESGGFCTNQQIILDNLPANGNHNGGIIQFGPDGKLYVVIGDAENTANAQSLTTLAGKILRINPDGSAPSDNPFFSNSNANAQKIFSLGHRNSYGFTFHPHTGHLWETENGPSDTDEINRVISGGNYGWPTVRGIVGNANFHDPILAYVSVIAPTGIIAIPENSTAYPTAYRNNLLFAAWNDGRIRRVVLSGADLTQLGSTSTAYSGGQGALLSMMLGADGYIYVSNAGGIFRVVP, encoded by the coding sequence ATGAGCGTGAAGGTTCAGACGACGGCACAGATCGGCAGGAGCCTGCTCGTTTCAGTCTGGTTTCTGATGATGCTCGCCGCCTGTACGCAGGACGGGGGCGGCTCGACTTCACCGGCTCCCTCGGTCCCCCCGCCTCCGGTAGCTGGAAATCCGGCAACTGTTACGTTGGCGAGCCCGGCGCAGAACGCCACGGTCCCGGTCGGTCCCGTCACGGTCTCGTTCACGACGCAGTTCTTCACGGTCGGCCCGCCAGGTCAAACCCATCTGCATTTCTATCTCGACGGCGATCTGGTGCCGTACATGTTTTATAGCGGCGCTGGCATCGACGCAGACAATGGCGTGCTCTACAACGGCGTCCACACACATTTCGTCCATTGGAAATCAGCGGTGTCTTTCGACATCTTTGGTTTGTCCTCGGCGAGCCATACGGTTCGGGTCGTCCTTGCCGATCAAAGTCACAATGAGCTGATGAATGCCGAAGCGACGAAAACGCTCGCCTTCTCGGTCAGCCAGCCGCCGACCGGTGATTTGACTCTCCAGTCCGTCCTGTCGGGTCTGAATTTTCCTGTTGGCCTCTCGCTCGCGCCGGACGGCCGCGTCTTCTTCAACGAACGCCTGACAGGGAAGATTCGCATCATCGATCAGCAATGGCAGCTTGTGCCGACGGAGTTTTGCCAGATCGCGATCGTCACGAGCGGGGAGCAGGGTCTGCTCGGCTTAACTCTCGATCCGGACTTTGCGACGAACCATTTTGTGTACGTCTATCATTCGGCCGCGGGCCCCTTGCGCAATCGGGTGGTCCGGTACACCGAGTCCGGTGGGTTCTGTACGAACCAGCAGATCATCCTCGACAATCTTCCGGCTAACGGCAATCACAATGGCGGCATCATTCAGTTCGGGCCGGACGGGAAGCTCTATGTGGTCATCGGCGATGCGGAAAATACAGCGAATGCTCAGAGCCTGACAACGCTGGCCGGGAAGATCCTGCGGATCAATCCCGACGGCAGCGCTCCGTCCGACAACCCGTTCTTTTCAAACTCGAACGCCAATGCGCAAAAAATTTTCAGTCTGGGCCATCGCAACAGCTACGGGTTCACGTTCCATCCCCACACCGGCCATCTGTGGGAAACTGAAAACGGGCCGTCGGATACGGATGAAATCAATCGTGTCATTTCCGGCGGCAATTATGGATGGCCCACAGTCAGAGGTATTGTGGGCAATGCGAACTTCCATGACCCGATCCTCGCCTATGTCTCCGTGATTGCCCCTACTGGGATCATCGCGATTCCGGAAAATTCCACGGCCTACCCGACAGCCTACCGCAATAACCTTCTCTTCGCGGCCTGGAACGATGGACGAATCCGCCGGGTGGTCTTGAGCGGGGCCGATCTCACGCAGCTGGGCAGCACCAGTACGGCGTACAGCGGCGGCCAGGGTGCGCTGCTCAGCATGATGCTGGGGGCCGACGGATATATCTATGTGTCCAACGCCGGCGGCATCTTCAGAGTCGTTCCCTAG
- a CDS encoding alpha/beta hydrolase — protein sequence MREEQISGLRTRITGGTDGKGGGRGPLVLLLHGFGAPGDDLVPLADALSVPAGTRFVFPEGPLSLSFGPGNARAWWLIDMARLAQDRAAGRVRDLSQDIPKGLAPVRETMLSFLKEIEQRFDADPKKTVLGGFSQGAMLSCDLMLHTDRPYAGLVQLSGTLLAQPIWGPLLPKRKGLPVFQSHGVQDEILPYAGAERLRDTLAHAGLSVEWHNFRGGHEIPRVVLQRLGPFITKAATST from the coding sequence ATGCGTGAAGAGCAAATCAGCGGGTTGCGGACACGAATCACGGGTGGTACGGACGGTAAGGGTGGAGGGCGCGGGCCTCTTGTCCTGCTGCTCCATGGCTTCGGTGCGCCGGGCGACGATCTGGTGCCGCTGGCCGATGCCTTGAGTGTGCCGGCCGGTACGAGGTTTGTGTTTCCCGAAGGCCCACTCTCGCTGAGCTTCGGACCCGGTAACGCGCGGGCTTGGTGGCTGATCGACATGGCGCGCCTTGCCCAGGATCGGGCGGCCGGACGGGTGCGCGACCTCTCGCAGGATATTCCCAAAGGTCTGGCGCCGGTGCGTGAGACGATGCTGAGTTTCTTGAAAGAGATCGAGCAGAGGTTCGACGCCGATCCGAAGAAGACGGTGCTGGGCGGATTCTCGCAAGGCGCCATGCTCTCCTGCGATCTGATGCTCCATACCGATCGGCCCTATGCCGGCCTGGTCCAGCTCTCCGGAACGTTACTGGCGCAACCGATCTGGGGGCCACTCTTGCCGAAGCGCAAAGGCCTGCCGGTCTTTCAGAGCCACGGAGTGCAGGACGAGATTCTGCCCTACGCCGGGGCAGAACGGTTGCGCGACACGCTGGCCCATGCGGGACTGTCCGTTGAATGGCACAATTTCCGCGGAGGGCATGAGATTCCGAGAGTGGTGCTGCAACGGCTGGGGCCGTTCATCACCAAGGCGGCCACTTCTACATGA
- a CDS encoding alpha/beta hydrolase, producing MSDLHSFGRTGIDGKLIRGDRAMGKDRQVLFITGFLSKRWGNKSKALAQWCEEQGWGFCCYDVRGFGDSEGRFTDYTLSDWIADARSVCTLLKDGPPTTIVGNSLGGWIAWLIAQEFELVDRLILIAPAFNMMGVRATQIAPERRQAWQSTGWMPWDDDPLHKDWALSWKWVEESEAYWQATFDRLRPVHTTILHGLQDSVILPEGSREFARLLLAKAPGFPIDLNLIPGDHRLSSPEQVEQFHKLVLG from the coding sequence ATGAGCGACCTCCACTCATTCGGACGTACAGGCATTGACGGCAAGCTGATCCGCGGCGATCGCGCGATGGGGAAGGATCGTCAAGTTCTCTTCATCACCGGTTTTCTCTCCAAGCGCTGGGGGAATAAGAGCAAGGCTCTCGCGCAATGGTGCGAGGAGCAGGGCTGGGGATTCTGCTGCTACGATGTGCGCGGGTTCGGCGATTCGGAGGGACGGTTCACGGACTACACTCTGTCCGATTGGATCGCCGATGCGCGCAGCGTTTGTACTCTTCTCAAAGATGGGCCGCCAACGACAATCGTCGGCAATTCACTCGGTGGCTGGATTGCCTGGCTGATCGCGCAAGAGTTCGAGCTCGTCGACCGGCTCATTCTCATCGCCCCGGCGTTCAATATGATGGGCGTTCGCGCAACGCAGATTGCCCCGGAGCGACGACAGGCCTGGCAGAGCACCGGCTGGATGCCGTGGGATGACGACCCGCTGCACAAGGATTGGGCGCTGTCATGGAAGTGGGTCGAGGAAAGCGAGGCCTACTGGCAGGCTACGTTTGACCGGCTTAGGCCGGTACACACGACCATTCTGCATGGGCTACAGGATTCAGTCATTCTTCCCGAAGGGAGCCGAGAGTTCGCCCGGCTGCTGCTGGCCAAAGCCCCGGGGTTTCCGATCGACCTCAACCTGATTCCCGGCGACCATCGGCTCAGCAGCCCGGAGCAGGTCGAGCAGTTTCATAAGCTGGTACTAGGATAA
- a CDS encoding lipid-binding SYLF domain-containing protein: MMHRIPFFALILTLLFGSAVGPTSAMASSDERELTELVDRSKTTLESFMADPNMAWFRDHIKDAKGVFIVPRMWKGAFFFGGEGGTGVFLVKNATGDEWSDAAFYTMGTASVGFQFGVQASEIVLLAMTQRGVESMLSNTFKLGADVAVAAGPIGAGVEGASAALSTDLITFARAKGLFGGISLEGAVITVRDESNRLYYGKAVRPVDILMMRTVSNPLSAGLRGALARAAAGKSPSQADAPASN; the protein is encoded by the coding sequence ATGATGCACCGGATTCCGTTCTTCGCCCTGATTCTGACCCTGTTGTTCGGATCAGCGGTGGGACCAACGAGCGCGATGGCCTCTTCGGACGAGCGCGAACTCACGGAGTTGGTCGACCGATCGAAGACCACGCTGGAGAGCTTCATGGCTGACCCGAACATGGCCTGGTTTCGAGACCATATCAAGGACGCCAAAGGCGTCTTCATCGTGCCGCGGATGTGGAAAGGCGCGTTCTTCTTCGGAGGGGAAGGCGGGACCGGCGTGTTTCTCGTCAAGAACGCAACCGGCGATGAATGGAGCGATGCGGCGTTCTATACGATGGGGACGGCCAGCGTCGGGTTTCAATTCGGAGTCCAAGCGTCGGAGATCGTCTTGTTGGCCATGACGCAACGCGGCGTCGAATCCATGCTCTCCAATACGTTCAAGCTCGGGGCCGATGTCGCCGTTGCTGCCGGTCCGATCGGCGCCGGAGTCGAGGGCGCCTCCGCCGCGCTGAGCACGGATCTGATCACCTTCGCCAGAGCGAAGGGCCTCTTCGGCGGCATCTCGCTCGAAGGCGCGGTCATCACCGTGCGGGATGAGTCCAATCGCCTGTATTATGGGAAAGCGGTCAGGCCGGTCGATATTCTGATGATGCGGACGGTCTCCAACCCTCTGTCGGCTGGTTTACGGGGCGCCCTGGCCCGGGCCGCAGCGGGGAAATCACCGAGTCAGGCGGACGCTCCCGCTTCAAACTAG
- the ettA gene encoding energy-dependent translational throttle protein EttA: MATNDKQVIFSLVNVGKVFPPKKQVLREIYLGFYYGAKIGVLGLNGSGKSSLLKIIAGVDPNYTGEITRSKGYSIGLLEQEPQLDPNKTVKEVVEEGKKELVALLKEYEDVSNQIGSADPDTMEKLIDKQAQIQEKIEAANGWELENELEVAMDALRCPPADAKVGVLSGGEKRRVALCRLMIQEPDILLLDEPTNHLDAESVQWLEQHLQQYKGTVIAVTHDRYFLDNVAGWILELDRGHGIPFQGNYTSWLEQKKDRLEKEEKAESKRKKTLEHELEWIRMSPKARQSKGKARLNRYEELVNQKQDQVADDLEIYIPPGPRLGDVVIEANGIGKAFGDKVLYENVNFSLPKGGIVGVIGPNGAGKTTMFKMILGKEKPDSGSIKIGDTVKLGYVDQDRSLDGNKTVYEIISDGQDTIKLGKVEVNARGYCGRFNFAGTDQQKKVKELSGGERNRVHLARMLKEGANLIILDEPTNDLDVNTLRALEEGLESFAGCAVVSSHDRWFLDRLATHILAFEGDSKVVWFEGNYSDYEADRKRRLGKEADQPHRIRYRKLTRN, encoded by the coding sequence ATGGCAACCAACGATAAACAAGTCATTTTCTCCCTCGTCAATGTCGGCAAGGTGTTCCCGCCGAAGAAGCAGGTGCTGCGCGAGATCTATCTCGGGTTTTACTACGGCGCGAAGATCGGCGTGCTCGGCTTGAACGGATCGGGCAAAAGCTCGTTGCTCAAGATCATTGCCGGCGTGGATCCCAATTACACCGGTGAAATTACCCGTTCGAAAGGCTACAGCATCGGCTTGCTCGAACAGGAGCCACAGCTCGATCCGAACAAGACCGTCAAGGAAGTGGTCGAAGAGGGGAAGAAGGAACTGGTCGCGCTGCTCAAGGAATATGAAGACGTCAGCAATCAGATCGGGTCGGCCGATCCCGATACGATGGAAAAACTGATCGACAAGCAGGCGCAGATTCAGGAAAAGATCGAGGCGGCCAATGGCTGGGAGTTGGAAAACGAACTCGAGGTCGCCATGGACGCGCTCCGCTGTCCACCGGCGGATGCGAAGGTCGGGGTGCTCTCCGGCGGCGAGAAGCGCCGCGTGGCGCTCTGCCGTCTCATGATTCAGGAGCCTGATATTCTGTTACTCGACGAGCCGACGAACCACCTCGATGCCGAATCCGTGCAATGGCTGGAGCAGCATTTGCAGCAGTATAAGGGCACGGTCATCGCCGTGACGCACGATCGCTACTTCCTCGACAACGTGGCCGGCTGGATCCTGGAACTCGATCGCGGTCACGGGATTCCGTTCCAGGGCAATTACACTTCCTGGCTGGAGCAGAAGAAGGACCGGCTGGAAAAGGAAGAGAAGGCCGAATCGAAGCGGAAGAAAACTCTCGAGCACGAGTTGGAATGGATCCGCATGTCGCCCAAGGCGCGGCAGTCGAAGGGCAAGGCGCGTCTGAACCGGTATGAGGAACTCGTCAATCAAAAACAGGACCAGGTCGCGGACGATCTCGAAATCTACATTCCGCCGGGACCGCGCTTGGGCGATGTGGTCATCGAAGCCAATGGAATCGGCAAGGCGTTCGGCGACAAGGTGCTCTATGAGAATGTGAATTTCAGCCTGCCCAAGGGCGGCATTGTCGGCGTGATCGGTCCGAACGGCGCCGGCAAGACCACCATGTTCAAGATGATTCTCGGCAAAGAGAAACCGGATTCCGGCAGCATCAAGATCGGCGACACGGTGAAGCTCGGCTACGTGGATCAGGATCGCAGCCTCGACGGCAACAAGACCGTGTATGAGATCATCTCCGACGGCCAGGACACGATCAAGCTCGGGAAGGTGGAAGTGAATGCCCGGGGTTATTGCGGACGATTCAACTTTGCCGGGACCGATCAGCAGAAGAAAGTGAAGGAGCTGTCCGGCGGCGAACGCAATCGCGTGCATCTGGCCCGCATGCTGAAAGAAGGAGCCAACCTCATCATCCTCGACGAGCCGACGAACGATCTCGATGTGAATACGCTACGCGCGCTCGAAGAGGGGTTGGAGAGCTTCGCCGGTTGCGCGGTCGTCAGCAGTCACGACCGGTGGTTCCTCGACCGTTTGGCGACCCACATTCTGGCCTTCGAGGGCGACAGCAAAGTCGTGTGGTTCGAGGGGAATTACAGCGACTACGAAGCGGACCGCAAGCGGCGGTTGGGCAAAGAAGCCGATCAGCCGCACCGGATCAGGTATCGCAAGTTGACGCGCAACTAA